A stretch of Leptospira andrefontaineae DNA encodes these proteins:
- a CDS encoding esterase/lipase family protein: MQFSREAAKLRRFFNTQRSSVNFPFCNRKIIYTILSTVFLFECSAATYSTISYSKYEQIRTVRENAISSENLSLITTRFLKSNDLYKRYQEAPRVVIYDLDNRLVALKTRELAYYLAELCYQVGSELDLEDPMFARMFASSLVYSYTYLFDKKATPAADPFSMEFRFALETYNRSLAQLVRFAKRNRKLANLTDLNLPLIRGALSMTRAEVETAWTPKNFLEVEVAYDYKNAGFSNQISKFGIGTPLILIRKHPEKEPIERRKYEFVAGVGQAYPGTALVTLEESYLENRNLTLKAVIHLYDPVHRDRIQFSGLDLPMESDTTTPLAYMLSGAEKRDGFFAKFDGEVGLERKGLYLIYPYKKGKIPVVFVHGLASSPFIWFPMINELLADPKIKDNYQFWVYWYPTGNPITISAADFRDTLRDLRKTYDPKGEDSSFDKMMLVGHSMGGLLSKLMVTKSKKEDWMKVANVSPEKFDLLNSDSKEEVKRVFDFKPLPFVKRVVFIATPHRGSNLAEGFLASIARILFVLPKGALHNIGKAYKFLISDSEEESILPETYGVDGLSPNSLFMKVTGELKPEVPFHSIIGNSKFRDLEWINDSVVSYDSSHIDGAESELLIDSDHSVQDHMPTILEIKRILWEHSGISKK; the protein is encoded by the coding sequence ATGCAATTTTCACGCGAAGCGGCTAAGTTGAGAAGATTCTTCAATACACAAAGATCTTCTGTGAATTTTCCCTTCTGCAACCGAAAGATAATTTATACGATTTTATCGACCGTATTCTTGTTCGAATGCAGTGCAGCCACTTATTCCACAATTTCCTATTCAAAATACGAACAAATTCGAACAGTTCGTGAAAACGCGATATCTTCTGAAAATTTAAGTCTGATCACCACCAGATTTCTAAAAAGTAACGATCTATACAAAAGATACCAAGAAGCACCCAGAGTAGTCATCTATGATCTGGACAATAGGTTAGTAGCATTAAAAACAAGAGAACTTGCCTACTATTTAGCAGAGTTATGCTATCAAGTAGGATCTGAGCTGGATCTTGAAGATCCAATGTTCGCAAGGATGTTTGCTTCTTCCTTAGTATACTCGTATACGTATTTATTTGATAAAAAAGCAACGCCGGCTGCGGATCCGTTCTCTATGGAGTTTAGATTTGCACTCGAAACTTACAATAGATCACTCGCACAATTAGTTCGATTTGCCAAAAGGAATAGAAAACTCGCCAATCTAACGGATCTAAATCTTCCTCTCATAAGAGGCGCGCTCTCCATGACCAGGGCAGAGGTAGAAACAGCCTGGACCCCGAAAAACTTTTTAGAAGTAGAAGTCGCCTACGATTATAAAAATGCAGGATTCTCGAATCAAATCAGTAAGTTCGGGATAGGGACTCCGCTGATTTTGATCAGAAAACATCCTGAAAAAGAACCGATAGAAAGAAGAAAATATGAATTTGTAGCCGGAGTAGGTCAGGCATATCCCGGAACGGCACTCGTAACATTGGAAGAATCTTATTTAGAAAATCGTAATCTAACTTTAAAGGCAGTTATCCATTTATACGATCCAGTTCATAGGGACCGAATACAGTTTTCCGGATTGGATCTGCCTATGGAAAGTGATACAACCACTCCGCTAGCTTATATGTTATCGGGGGCGGAAAAGAGAGACGGATTTTTTGCTAAGTTCGACGGAGAGGTCGGGCTAGAAAGAAAAGGGTTATACCTAATTTATCCATACAAAAAAGGAAAGATCCCGGTAGTATTCGTGCATGGTCTTGCTTCTTCTCCTTTTATTTGGTTTCCGATGATTAACGAACTCTTGGCTGATCCTAAGATTAAAGATAATTATCAGTTTTGGGTATACTGGTATCCAACAGGAAATCCGATCACTATTTCCGCAGCAGACTTTAGGGATACACTCCGAGATCTTCGAAAAACCTATGATCCAAAAGGAGAAGATTCTTCCTTCGATAAGATGATGCTCGTAGGTCATAGTATGGGTGGGCTTCTTTCAAAACTGATGGTAACCAAAAGTAAAAAAGAAGATTGGATGAAAGTTGCAAATGTTTCCCCCGAAAAATTCGATCTTCTTAACTCCGACTCCAAAGAAGAAGTTAAACGAGTATTCGATTTTAAACCTTTGCCGTTCGTGAAAAGGGTAGTGTTTATAGCGACACCACATAGAGGTTCCAATCTTGCAGAAGGATTTTTGGCATCTATCGCAAGGATCTTATTTGTACTTCCTAAGGGCGCTCTTCATAATATAGGAAAGGCCTATAAGTTTTTAATATCCGACTCAGAAGAGGAATCCATTCTTCCGGAAACGTATGGAGTGGACGGGCTTTCTCCCAATAGTCTATTCATGAAGGTTACGGGAGAATTGAAACCCGAAGTTCCATTTCATTCGATAATAGGAAATTCTAAGTTTAGAGATCTGGAATGGATCAATGATTCAGTGGTCTCATATGATAGTTCTCATATAGATGGGGCAGAATCTGAACTTCTGATAGATTCGGATCATTCTGTCCAAGATCATATGCCCACAATCCTTGAAATAAAAAGGATTCTCTGGGAACATTCCGGGATTTCTAAAAAGTAA
- a CDS encoding PROCN domain protein encodes MDLPTPAEIISLRVKGGRFWKWLVVFSLIAVTILAGRIYSSQSTQGFRERKKSVDSKVRILREIGNSFESSELKKDLQKIENYSADLNSASKVGSVQEKTDSLALLERALPESMKRWSEFAETSSDKLLQHVAKESRFLKMESEDHHPLTVKEEERANDYFRMAREEWLSGNKFRRDGNHLYALVLYKRSLKYSLSSLKVSKLPYPEEYRNAANRLIKN; translated from the coding sequence ATGGATCTTCCTACTCCAGCCGAAATCATTTCTCTTAGAGTAAAAGGGGGACGATTTTGGAAATGGCTGGTAGTATTTTCACTGATCGCAGTGACAATACTGGCCGGAAGGATCTATTCTTCTCAGTCCACTCAAGGATTCAGAGAAAGAAAAAAATCGGTAGATTCTAAAGTTAGGATACTAAGAGAGATCGGAAATTCATTCGAATCCTCAGAACTCAAAAAAGATCTTCAAAAAATAGAAAATTATTCCGCAGACTTGAACTCTGCTTCCAAAGTAGGAAGTGTACAGGAAAAAACGGATAGCTTAGCGTTACTCGAAAGGGCACTTCCTGAATCTATGAAACGTTGGTCCGAATTTGCAGAAACTTCTTCGGATAAACTTTTGCAACATGTAGCAAAAGAATCCCGTTTTTTAAAAATGGAATCGGAAGATCATCATCCTCTTACTGTAAAAGAAGAAGAAAGGGCCAATGATTATTTCAGAATGGCAAGGGAAGAATGGCTTTCCGGAAATAAATTCCGGAGAGACGGAAATCATCTTTACGCATTAGTATTATATAAAAGATCCTTAAAATACTCTCTATCTAGCTTAAAAGTATCGAAACTTCCTTATCCGGAAGAATACAGAAACGCTGCAAACCGCCTCATAAAAAACTAG
- a CDS encoding helix-turn-helix domain-containing protein gives MRIEVLYKFFLYSPASHLPVWEEGTGLLGLLPKERVLMELADLSASEREFERIPEEFLIREIPETVLAFFQKQRAIPVLGPLGEKLEDWDKPRFLAELSRSSWMAKETEKPKVSPQKTEEEKAKQSQWFMEVLLQNFPDGLLATDLDGHTVFYNETFEKEILIKKWFRDSILQAEKLLKEMSKDLLGNYLKTHELRLEEGRLSVQTFIPDLDCIVRVSILKQKGKPLGYLYHFSPASAKLNSQDGEGFAFPSVTEAFNQKLPLETMLKEVEGSYIYHTLKRNQENVSHAALDLGVPRTTLQNRIKFLDLTSKFKLNKDQPIPRKKTGKQSPIKKTVPQTNKPAIAETKPKPSSKKKQVSSKKKSTSKKRTKQK, from the coding sequence ATGAGAATCGAAGTTTTATATAAATTTTTTCTCTATAGTCCTGCCAGTCATTTACCAGTATGGGAAGAAGGAACAGGCTTACTCGGATTACTCCCCAAAGAAAGAGTTCTAATGGAACTCGCAGACTTAAGTGCCTCCGAAAGAGAATTTGAAAGGATCCCGGAAGAATTTTTAATCCGAGAAATTCCAGAAACCGTTCTAGCATTTTTCCAAAAACAAAGAGCTATTCCCGTTCTCGGTCCCTTAGGAGAAAAATTAGAAGACTGGGACAAACCTAGGTTTCTCGCAGAGCTTAGTAGATCCTCCTGGATGGCTAAGGAGACAGAAAAACCGAAAGTTTCTCCACAAAAGACGGAAGAAGAAAAGGCAAAACAAAGCCAATGGTTTATGGAAGTACTTCTCCAGAACTTTCCGGATGGATTGCTTGCCACTGACTTGGATGGACATACGGTATTTTATAACGAGACATTCGAGAAGGAAATACTTATCAAAAAATGGTTTAGAGACAGCATTCTTCAGGCAGAAAAACTACTGAAAGAAATGTCCAAGGACCTACTTGGAAATTATCTTAAAACGCATGAATTAAGATTAGAAGAAGGAAGACTTTCTGTTCAGACATTTATTCCGGATCTGGATTGTATCGTAAGAGTATCTATCCTGAAACAAAAAGGAAAGCCTCTAGGTTATCTGTATCACTTCTCCCCAGCTTCCGCAAAACTAAATAGCCAAGATGGAGAAGGATTTGCGTTCCCTTCAGTAACAGAAGCTTTCAACCAAAAACTTCCACTCGAAACGATGTTAAAAGAAGTGGAAGGAAGTTATATTTATCACACACTCAAAAGAAACCAAGAGAATGTTTCCCATGCCGCCTTGGACTTAGGAGTGCCAAGAACGACTCTACAAAATAGAATTAAGTTTTTGGATTTAACCAGTAAGTTCAAATTGAATAAGGACCAGCCGATCCCTAGAAAGAAAACAGGCAAACAAAGTCCTATTAAAAAGACTGTTCCTCAAACAAACAAACCTGCGATTGCGGAAACCAAACCAAAACCAAGTTCTAAAAAAAAGCAGGTAAGTTCTAAGAAAAAATCCACGTCTAAAAAAAGGACAAAGCAAAAATAA
- the rpmE gene encoding 50S ribosomal protein L31: protein MKTDIHPKYADAKIRCACGAVYETRTTVGDIHVEICSNCHPYFTGKSKILDTTGRVDKFKKKYKIS from the coding sequence ATGAAAACAGACATCCATCCTAAATACGCTGACGCCAAAATTCGCTGCGCTTGCGGGGCGGTTTACGAGACTCGCACTACGGTCGGAGACATCCACGTAGAAATTTGCTCCAACTGCCACCCATACTTCACCGGAAAATCCAAAATTCTGGATACAACTGGTCGAGTAGACAAGTTCAAGAAAAAATACAAAATCTCCTAA
- a CDS encoding pentapeptide repeat-containing protein → MSVMDFNRYKEINDQRLNYREMEDATVVSNYRNVGCGDGYRIYLKIDENRKVTDASFTTTGCGFGIVALAMATEIAKGKTIDELKNVTTDDVEKQFEFPERRKNYPESAVAALQQAIHDYETGAGVPKERRITAAKAKEILAETGSLKGQDLSSIILEKEDLHGVDFSGANLNNAFLTNCNFAGANFEGARLRGAFLNGADLTGANLKGADLRWAKLAGAKIEGADFTDAVYDIGTRVDQRQIHIFSSMKKEGKDIYMEKHEAG, encoded by the coding sequence ATGTCAGTAATGGATTTTAATCGATATAAAGAGATCAATGACCAAAGACTAAACTATAGAGAAATGGAAGACGCAACCGTTGTTTCCAACTATAGAAACGTAGGTTGTGGAGACGGATATCGTATTTATCTTAAGATAGACGAGAATAGAAAAGTCACAGACGCAAGTTTTACTACCACTGGTTGTGGATTCGGGATCGTTGCACTTGCAATGGCCACAGAGATCGCTAAGGGAAAGACCATTGATGAGCTCAAAAACGTCACCACTGACGACGTTGAAAAACAATTCGAGTTCCCTGAACGCAGAAAAAATTATCCTGAATCAGCAGTAGCAGCGCTACAACAAGCAATCCATGATTACGAAACCGGAGCAGGGGTTCCAAAAGAAAGAAGGATCACAGCTGCAAAAGCAAAAGAGATTCTTGCGGAAACCGGAAGCCTAAAAGGTCAGGACTTATCTTCTATCATATTAGAAAAAGAAGATCTACATGGAGTGGATTTCTCCGGAGCAAATCTAAACAACGCATTCTTAACCAACTGTAATTTTGCAGGAGCCAATTTCGAAGGCGCACGCTTGCGCGGTGCCTTCTTAAACGGAGCAGACTTAACTGGAGCCAACCTAAAAGGTGCGGACTTACGTTGGGCAAAACTCGCGGGAGCCAAGATAGAAGGTGCGGACTTTACCGACGCAGTCTACGATATAGGCACTAGAGTTGATCAAAGACAAATACATATTTTCTCTTCCATGAAGAAGGAAGGAAAAGATATCTATATGGAGAAACATGAAGCCGGGTGA
- the rho gene encoding transcription termination factor Rho, with protein MANPRRDSKPRNNYQNNNNDAQNDNNEEEPNLPEDDPETAEIRSRKRRRGSYEGPTPAPIDLVALKKTSIAELIEVAKNLGVENTGGLKKQNLIFAILQAQAEREGQVHAAGVMERLPDGYGFLRSPDYNYVPGPDDIYVSPSQIKLFGLRTGDTVEGQIRPPKESERFFAMLRVETVNGYTPDVASKRALFDNLTPLYPNERLRMEHDPSQLDTRIVDLMCPIGKGQRALIVAPPRTGKTILMQNVANAITSNHPEVTLIVLLIDERPEEVTDMARNVRGEVVSSTFDEPATRHVQVAEMVIEKAKRLVEHGRDVVILLDSITRLARAYNQVIPTSGKILSGGVDSNALHKPKRFFGAARNIEEGGSLTIIATALVDTGSKMDEVIFEEFKGTGNMEIHLDRKLSDKRIFPAIDINKSGTRKEELLLPKETLQKVFVLRKVLSPMSITESMELLLEKMRQSKTNESFLGSMNA; from the coding sequence ATGGCTAACCCAAGACGAGACTCCAAGCCCCGAAACAACTATCAAAACAACAATAACGACGCACAAAACGATAATAACGAAGAAGAACCGAATTTACCGGAAGATGATCCGGAAACGGCAGAGATTCGTTCCAGAAAAAGACGTCGTGGTTCCTACGAGGGACCTACACCTGCTCCTATAGATCTAGTAGCACTTAAAAAGACATCCATCGCAGAACTGATCGAAGTCGCTAAAAATCTTGGCGTAGAGAATACAGGCGGACTAAAAAAGCAAAACTTAATATTCGCCATCCTACAAGCCCAAGCTGAAAGAGAAGGTCAGGTCCATGCTGCAGGCGTAATGGAAAGATTGCCTGATGGATACGGTTTCCTCCGATCTCCGGATTATAACTATGTTCCAGGTCCGGACGATATTTATGTATCTCCTTCCCAGATCAAATTATTTGGACTAAGAACTGGAGATACGGTCGAAGGACAGATCCGTCCGCCAAAGGAATCCGAAAGATTCTTCGCAATGCTTCGTGTGGAAACCGTAAACGGATACACACCAGATGTAGCAAGCAAACGTGCGTTATTCGACAACTTAACCCCACTTTATCCGAACGAAAGATTAAGAATGGAACATGATCCTTCTCAGTTAGATACAAGGATCGTAGATCTAATGTGTCCGATCGGAAAAGGACAAAGAGCACTTATCGTTGCGCCGCCTAGAACAGGTAAAACAATCCTGATGCAGAATGTGGCAAACGCGATTACCAGCAATCACCCGGAAGTTACTTTAATCGTACTGCTCATCGATGAGCGTCCGGAAGAAGTAACAGACATGGCCCGTAACGTAAGGGGAGAAGTAGTATCTTCTACTTTCGACGAACCTGCTACCCGCCACGTACAAGTTGCCGAGATGGTCATCGAAAAGGCAAAAAGACTGGTAGAACACGGAAGAGATGTGGTCATTCTGCTCGACTCAATCACCCGTCTTGCCCGCGCTTATAACCAGGTCATCCCGACTTCCGGAAAAATACTCTCCGGTGGTGTGGATTCAAACGCACTTCACAAACCGAAAAGATTTTTCGGTGCCGCTCGAAATATCGAAGAGGGCGGATCACTTACTATCATCGCGACCGCACTTGTGGATACCGGATCCAAAATGGACGAGGTGATCTTCGAAGAGTTCAAAGGTACCGGTAATATGGAGATCCATTTGGACAGAAAACTTTCCGATAAGAGGATTTTCCCAGCGATCGATATCAATAAGTCCGGAACCAGAAAAGAGGAGCTCCTACTACCTAAGGAAACCCTCCAGAAGGTCTTTGTGCTCCGAAAAGTGCTTTCTCCCATGAGCATCACAGAAAGCATGGAATTATTACTCGAGAAGATGAGACAGTCTAAGACTAACGAGAGCTTCTTGGGCAGTATGAACGCCTAA